One stretch of Gemmatimonas sp. DNA includes these proteins:
- a CDS encoding AraC family transcriptional regulator ligand-binding domain-containing protein, with amino-acid sequence MIAGDTDVTRGATISVDLATQVTVSATYVRGVVAYAVTRGLDRGALLCAAGVHEADIAVDDVRLPMQALMAVLRTGAAQSHDPAFALHCGDYVPCEQVSLASPLGQSATMVLGALQQVNRYARLGIDFPTIGAGDRFRIEVNAAGAWFEDLRPHDTWPEITELVFARIARGTARAAGRSVLRAVHVTHAAPAHGDAYGNVFKVPIVFGSPRNALLLDPAFLDTSLTPAPTHVTRIIAAEADTRLRAIDAQRTVRGRVELVLRSRLASADVGVDRVASALAMSRRTLHRKLKAEGVTFEYTLDELRRSVALERLHSGGVSVREAAALVGFSDPAAFSRAFKRWTGERPSAAAPPTTPPCPAYRSRS; translated from the coding sequence ATGATTGCTGGGGACACCGACGTGACTCGCGGGGCCACCATTTCGGTGGACCTCGCCACCCAGGTGACGGTTTCCGCGACATACGTGCGCGGGGTCGTGGCGTACGCGGTCACGCGCGGTCTGGATCGCGGTGCGCTACTGTGCGCGGCTGGCGTGCACGAGGCCGATATCGCCGTTGACGACGTCCGTTTGCCGATGCAGGCGCTGATGGCCGTATTGCGAACCGGCGCGGCGCAATCACACGACCCCGCCTTCGCGCTGCACTGCGGCGACTACGTGCCGTGCGAGCAGGTCTCGCTCGCCTCACCACTCGGGCAGTCGGCCACCATGGTGCTCGGTGCGCTGCAGCAGGTGAATCGCTATGCGCGACTTGGCATTGATTTCCCTACGATCGGCGCCGGCGATCGCTTTCGCATTGAGGTCAACGCGGCTGGTGCGTGGTTCGAGGATCTTCGACCACACGACACATGGCCTGAGATCACCGAGCTGGTGTTCGCACGCATTGCCCGCGGCACCGCTCGCGCTGCCGGTCGCAGCGTGTTGCGCGCCGTGCATGTCACGCACGCTGCACCAGCGCATGGCGACGCCTATGGCAACGTGTTCAAGGTGCCCATTGTTTTCGGCAGTCCGCGCAACGCGCTCTTACTCGACCCCGCGTTTCTGGACACATCGCTCACGCCAGCACCGACGCACGTGACCCGAATCATTGCCGCCGAGGCCGACACGCGATTGCGCGCGATCGATGCGCAGCGCACCGTGCGCGGTCGGGTAGAGTTGGTGTTGCGGTCGCGACTGGCGAGCGCTGATGTCGGCGTCGACCGCGTGGCGAGCGCGCTCGCCATGAGCCGTCGCACACTGCACCGCAAACTCAAAGCCGAAGGCGTCACCTTCGAGTACACGCTCGACGAACTGCGGCGGTCGGTGGCCCTGGAGCGCCTGCACAGCGGCGGTGTGAGCGTGCGTGAAGCCGCCGCGCTGGTGGGCTTCTCCGATCCCGCCGCCTTTTCGCGGGCGTTCAAGCGATGGACGGGGGAGCGTCCTAGCGCTGCGGCGCCGCCGACAACACCACCTTGTCCTGCTTATCGAAGCCGATCGTAA
- a CDS encoding DUF2306 domain-containing protein: MQPAPGFTDRPTAGRPQAGRSGQRLLAFAVRAWCVTALAGQFIFALYITIVYGGAVVSGDHARWNTIMRAAYVPGQTLGNAAIAAHVLLAVLIIVGGALQLMPAVRRRVPALHRWVGRGYMVSVLFTSVVGLYMVWIRKGGSGSMPQHIAISLNAVILCTCAVMAWRAARARDFSTHRQWALRTFLAAGGVYFFRLGVFLWLAAWRRPVGFDAKTFSGPFLTTLAFAVYVVVPLSVLQLYFMAQRSRTEVVPRVTAVGFFALTLLTAAGIASATMIIWLPRM, translated from the coding sequence ATGCAACCCGCTCCGGGATTCACCGACCGCCCGACGGCCGGCCGACCCCAAGCCGGTCGATCCGGTCAGCGCCTGCTCGCTTTCGCCGTCCGCGCGTGGTGCGTCACCGCACTCGCGGGCCAGTTCATCTTTGCGCTGTACATCACGATCGTGTACGGCGGTGCGGTGGTGTCGGGCGACCACGCGCGGTGGAACACGATCATGCGGGCGGCGTACGTGCCGGGACAGACGCTCGGCAACGCCGCCATCGCGGCACACGTGCTGCTGGCCGTACTCATCATAGTGGGCGGTGCCCTGCAGCTCATGCCCGCGGTGCGACGCCGCGTTCCGGCGCTTCACCGCTGGGTCGGGCGCGGCTACATGGTGTCAGTGCTGTTCACGAGTGTCGTGGGCCTCTACATGGTGTGGATTCGCAAAGGCGGCAGTGGCAGCATGCCACAGCACATCGCGATCTCCCTCAATGCCGTGATCCTGTGCACGTGTGCGGTCATGGCCTGGCGCGCGGCCCGTGCGCGCGACTTCTCGACGCACCGGCAATGGGCGCTACGCACATTTCTCGCCGCCGGTGGCGTGTACTTCTTCCGGCTGGGCGTATTTCTGTGGCTCGCCGCGTGGCGTCGCCCGGTCGGCTTCGACGCGAAGACCTTTAGCGGACCGTTTCTCACCACGCTCGCCTTCGCGGTGTACGTGGTGGTACCGCTGAGCGTGCTGCAGCTGTACTTCATGGCGCAGCGGAGTCGCACTGAGGTGGTGCCCCGCGTCACGGCGGTTGGATTCTTTGCACTGACGTTGCTGACGGCGGCTGGTATTGCGAGCGCCACGATGATAATCTGGCTGCCGCGTATGTAG
- a CDS encoding esterase-like activity of phytase family protein, protein MHFRWSLPLTVALAAAFAPVGAQSLSNISYVNGIAIPGNAQDLAGSTSSFNRLGFFSDLYYDRNRNEWWAVSDRGPGGGVISYDTRMQRFTIDINGTTGAISNFQVQQTVLFKSAGVPLNGLAPTAPNTSTLGDSFDPEGLVVVPQTGNFLVSDEYGPSVLEFDRDGNLLRRFTAPANLVPQVGAVTDYASTPPTLTSGREPNRGYEGLAISPDGKYAYAMLQNGTVADGWTAAGRGKYTRIVKYEIATGEAVAQYAYELAGTTQGRGISSIVALGDDRFLVLERNNRGIGPGATLASADKNIFEIDLSAATDVTDINLPTTGALPLGYSAAAKSGKVIDLDANTLAAIGNKVPEKMEGFAVGPMLADGSFMLLMGTDNDYSVTQNGAGTQFDVYFRFSDTDPYASSIQCPIGAVTGCFLTSNNSTAANLTGEYALLPGVLQSYKANINGYVPTVVPEPSTVVLMTIGLGLLGGVVVRRRTARG, encoded by the coding sequence ATGCATTTTCGTTGGTCACTCCCGCTCACCGTGGCGCTCGCCGCGGCGTTTGCACCTGTTGGCGCGCAGTCGCTCAGCAACATCTCCTACGTGAACGGCATCGCGATTCCGGGCAACGCACAAGACCTTGCCGGGTCCACGTCATCGTTCAACCGGTTGGGCTTCTTCTCCGATCTGTACTACGATCGCAATCGGAACGAGTGGTGGGCGGTGTCCGATCGCGGCCCGGGTGGTGGCGTCATTTCGTATGACACCCGCATGCAGCGTTTTACCATCGATATCAACGGCACCACCGGCGCCATCAGCAACTTTCAGGTGCAGCAGACCGTGTTGTTCAAGTCGGCCGGCGTGCCGCTGAACGGACTGGCCCCTACGGCGCCGAACACCAGTACGCTCGGCGATTCGTTCGACCCGGAAGGCCTCGTGGTGGTGCCGCAGACTGGCAACTTCCTCGTGTCCGATGAGTATGGCCCGTCGGTGCTCGAGTTCGACCGCGACGGCAACTTGCTCCGCCGCTTCACCGCACCGGCCAATCTGGTTCCACAGGTCGGTGCCGTCACGGACTACGCCAGCACGCCGCCTACGCTGACGTCCGGCCGTGAGCCCAACCGCGGCTACGAAGGACTCGCCATCAGCCCCGACGGCAAGTACGCGTACGCGATGCTGCAGAACGGAACGGTCGCGGATGGCTGGACCGCCGCGGGCCGCGGCAAGTACACTCGCATCGTGAAGTACGAGATCGCCACCGGCGAAGCCGTCGCCCAGTACGCGTACGAGCTCGCAGGAACGACGCAGGGACGCGGCATTTCCTCTATCGTGGCGCTTGGCGATGACAGATTCCTCGTGCTCGAGCGCAACAACCGTGGCATCGGACCAGGCGCCACTTTGGCCTCTGCTGACAAGAACATCTTCGAGATCGACCTGTCAGCTGCGACCGATGTCACTGACATCAATTTGCCGACCACGGGCGCCCTGCCGCTCGGCTATAGCGCCGCAGCCAAGAGTGGCAAGGTGATCGACCTCGATGCGAACACCCTCGCCGCAATCGGCAACAAGGTTCCCGAGAAGATGGAAGGATTCGCCGTCGGACCGATGCTGGCGGACGGCTCGTTCATGCTGTTGATGGGCACCGACAACGACTACAGCGTGACGCAGAATGGCGCCGGCACGCAGTTCGACGTGTACTTCCGCTTCAGCGACACCGATCCGTACGCGTCGTCGATCCAGTGCCCCATCGGGGCGGTGACGGGGTGCTTCCTGACGTCGAACAACAGCACGGCAGCGAATTTGACGGGCGAGTATGCGCTGCTTCCCGGCGTGCTGCAGTCCTACAAGGCCAACATCAACGGCTACGTGCCCACCGTAGTCCCGGAGCCGAGCACCGTCGTACTGATGACTATTGGACTCGGCCTGTTGGGTGGCGTGGTGGTGCGGCGGCGTACCGCTCGCGGGTAA
- a CDS encoding biliverdin-producing heme oxygenase translates to MPSARSPILQRLRAETALRHAEMEAALPLHNGQLTRATYQALLLRFWGFYKPLEQRLHLSALYAQPNFDYGARLKSPKLEHDLHDLGITSDMLLRAPQCRELPVVTTLPQLLGCLYVIEGATLGGQVITRQLQANAGLLPHAEARFFNGYGADTGPHWKATGAFLTERAEAVDQDDAIVASANDTFYALGRWVAGASFPEGL, encoded by the coding sequence ATGCCGTCGGCGCGATCGCCGATTCTTCAGCGCCTCCGGGCGGAGACGGCGCTCCGGCATGCCGAGATGGAAGCCGCCCTTCCGCTGCACAATGGGCAACTGACCCGCGCAACGTACCAAGCGCTGTTGCTTCGCTTTTGGGGCTTTTACAAGCCGCTCGAACAGCGGTTGCACTTAAGCGCATTGTATGCCCAACCGAACTTTGACTACGGCGCGCGGCTGAAATCGCCCAAGCTGGAACACGATTTGCATGATCTCGGGATCACCTCGGACATGTTGTTACGCGCCCCGCAGTGTCGCGAGCTGCCAGTGGTCACGACACTACCCCAGCTGCTCGGCTGCTTGTACGTCATCGAAGGAGCAACGTTGGGCGGGCAGGTCATTACGCGCCAACTCCAGGCCAACGCCGGATTACTGCCCCACGCGGAGGCGCGGTTCTTCAACGGTTATGGCGCCGACACCGGACCACACTGGAAGGCCACTGGGGCGTTTCTCACCGAGCGCGCTGAGGCAGTCGATCAAGACGATGCGATCGTCGCTAGCGCGAACGACACGTTTTACGCACTTGGCCGCTGGGTCGCTGGCGCGTCATTCCCCGAAGGGCTATGA
- a CDS encoding ATP-binding protein: MNSIRDHAAPTPLPWADGAYSIKRHGVTLTNCDSEPVQTPGCSQAHGVVLVLRVSDLTILQVSENSAAHLGLPPHELLGCSIALVVADEGVWRLRACLEKEPIERNPLYVFTLPARDGTAALDLTLHTIDGLAVLECEPAAPHETLAPDYYALVKKSVARLQATDNLADFCRSVSDEVRTLTGLDRVMVYRFHPDFHGEVVGESRRDDLDSWFGMHYPAEDIPRPAREIFKKIWVRPLPDNGAPVMELMPLVNPDTGRALTMTHCALRGASVMYTEYLQNMGVAASLTLSLLVDGELWGLVACHHLTPTHFPYQMRAACEFVAQVASLQVRAVEQRESLAYRLQLEEAHNRMVAQAANASGLASMTVSTPGLLDAMNATGAAIFHTERWWLVGDTPTEAQLADLKVWLESRAEYQSATRPVFATDSLVREYPAGAAFSAIASGVLALPLARNKGSAVLWFRPETMQTVHWGGNPNDKPLVTGPHGSRLTPRRSFELFTESVKDRALPWLRVEVEAVLRLRVLIMELVVSRADYLAVLNVDLTRSNEELDAFAYIASHDLKEPLRGISHFAHTLLDSAVSADVAAHERLEGLLRLTQRMDTLLDALLHFSRVGRATLLVEPVDLNEVVEEALEMVAARRQEVPTTIRIPRTLPTVLCDRTRVREVFMNLLANALKYTDRASRDIEIGWRDDPSGVPAFYVRDNGIGIEPRHFDLIFTMFKRLHGRELYGGGSGAGLSIVKKLVEQHRGRVWLESNVGEGTTFSFTLTTPASS, translated from the coding sequence ATGAACTCGATACGCGATCACGCAGCGCCAACGCCACTTCCGTGGGCTGACGGTGCCTACAGCATCAAGCGTCACGGTGTCACGCTGACGAACTGCGATAGCGAGCCGGTGCAGACCCCGGGGTGCAGTCAGGCGCATGGCGTGGTGCTGGTGTTGCGAGTGAGCGATCTCACGATTCTCCAGGTAAGTGAGAACTCAGCGGCACACCTCGGCCTACCCCCGCACGAGTTGCTGGGTTGCTCGATTGCGCTGGTCGTCGCGGACGAGGGGGTGTGGCGCTTGCGCGCCTGCCTCGAGAAGGAGCCGATCGAGCGAAATCCCCTGTACGTGTTCACGCTGCCGGCGCGCGACGGTACCGCAGCGCTCGATCTCACGTTGCATACCATAGATGGGCTCGCCGTGCTGGAATGCGAGCCAGCCGCGCCTCACGAGACCTTGGCGCCGGACTACTATGCACTGGTCAAGAAGTCGGTGGCGCGATTGCAGGCCACGGACAATCTCGCCGATTTTTGTCGGAGCGTGTCGGACGAAGTGCGCACGCTCACCGGGCTCGATCGCGTGATGGTGTATCGCTTTCATCCCGACTTTCACGGCGAGGTGGTTGGCGAAAGCCGACGCGACGACCTGGATTCCTGGTTCGGGATGCACTATCCCGCTGAGGATATTCCTCGTCCCGCGCGCGAGATCTTCAAGAAGATCTGGGTGCGTCCGCTGCCGGACAACGGTGCGCCGGTCATGGAACTCATGCCGCTCGTCAATCCCGACACCGGTCGTGCTCTGACGATGACGCACTGCGCGCTGCGCGGCGCATCGGTGATGTATACGGAGTACCTGCAGAACATGGGTGTGGCCGCCTCGCTCACGTTGTCGTTGCTTGTCGACGGCGAGCTCTGGGGGCTGGTGGCGTGCCATCATCTCACGCCGACGCACTTTCCGTATCAGATGCGTGCGGCGTGCGAGTTCGTGGCGCAGGTGGCGTCGCTACAAGTCCGTGCGGTGGAGCAGCGCGAGTCGCTGGCGTATCGACTGCAATTGGAGGAGGCGCACAACCGGATGGTCGCCCAGGCGGCAAACGCATCTGGGCTGGCGTCGATGACGGTGAGTACACCCGGACTGCTCGATGCCATGAACGCTACGGGCGCAGCGATCTTCCACACCGAACGCTGGTGGTTGGTTGGTGACACGCCGACGGAGGCCCAACTCGCGGACCTGAAAGTGTGGCTCGAATCGCGTGCCGAGTATCAGTCGGCCACGCGACCGGTGTTCGCCACCGACTCGCTGGTGAGGGAATACCCGGCCGGCGCGGCATTCTCCGCGATCGCGAGTGGCGTGCTGGCGTTGCCGTTGGCGCGGAACAAGGGCAGCGCCGTACTCTGGTTTCGCCCGGAGACCATGCAGACGGTGCACTGGGGCGGCAATCCGAACGACAAGCCGTTGGTGACAGGGCCGCATGGCTCGCGTCTGACGCCGCGACGCTCGTTCGAACTCTTCACGGAGTCGGTGAAAGACCGTGCATTGCCATGGCTTCGTGTAGAAGTCGAGGCCGTGCTGCGGTTACGTGTGCTCATCATGGAACTCGTGGTGAGTCGCGCCGACTACCTGGCGGTGTTGAATGTCGACCTTACGCGCAGCAACGAAGAACTCGACGCCTTTGCCTACATCGCGAGCCATGACCTGAAGGAACCGCTGCGCGGAATCTCCCACTTTGCGCATACGCTGTTGGACAGTGCAGTGTCGGCAGATGTCGCGGCGCATGAACGCCTCGAAGGACTGTTGCGGCTGACGCAGCGCATGGATACGCTGCTCGATGCGTTGCTGCATTTTTCGCGGGTCGGGCGCGCTACGCTGCTCGTTGAGCCGGTCGACCTGAACGAGGTGGTGGAGGAAGCGTTGGAGATGGTCGCCGCGCGACGCCAGGAAGTACCCACCACCATCCGTATCCCGCGCACCTTGCCCACGGTACTCTGTGACCGGACACGGGTGCGCGAGGTATTCATGAATCTCCTCGCCAATGCGTTGAAGTACACCGATCGCGCATCCCGTGACATCGAGATCGGCTGGCGCGACGACCCGTCGGGCGTTCCCGCCTTTTATGTCCGCGACAATGGTATCGGTATCGAGCCGCGGCATTTCGATCTCATCTTCACGATGTTCAAGCGCCTGCACGGCCGTGAGTTGTACGGCGGTGGTTCGGGTGCAGGGCTCTCCATTGTGAAGAAGCTCGTCGAGCAGCATCGTGGGCGTGTGTGGCTGGAGTCGAACGTCGGCGAGGGGACCACCTTCTCGTTCACGCTCACCACACCCGCATCGTCATGA
- a CDS encoding response regulator, with amino-acid sequence MTKSREHTAPFHVLCIEDSPEDRANTRQMLLLGSSRRYIFTEVDTGALALRMLRDMPKPPDCILLDFKLPDMDALEIIAELRGGKSLPSCPVVVLTGVAESGPQVIVAGAQDFVGKSWASPESLTRAIESAVQRYALALERERVADALYASEQVLRLFVQNAPAAVAQFDREMRYLCASGRWQQDYGFTGDITGRSHYELVPDLSDTMKAVYRRVLDGETMSSDGDRSARADGSVRWEKWEALPWRDATGGIGGILMSSEDITERVQAEEELRRLAAELSDAARRKDEFLATLAHELRNPLAPIRSGLHVLQLTSGVGSAADEARMMLERQIAQMVHLVDDLLDVSRISGGKLQLRKERIELAGALHSAIEISRPLIDAGGHVLTVVVPSQPIFVDADMMRLGQVFANLLSNAAKFSDQSGSIHLSVAFQGGNVLVSVKDSGIGITPDMLGGVFRMFSQIDQSLEKSQGGLGIGLSLVKQLVELHGGSVEARSAGAGQGSEFVVTLPMVAAVTRVVPPLLVDDLLPIVSVPRRILVADDNEDAADSLAMLLTFLGHNVRTVGDGLAAVAMANAFRPEVILLDIGMPMLNGHDACRRIRAEPWSSAVLLIALTGWGQEDVRNRSVEAGFNHHIVKPVSLATLTRLLAEMPAALA; translated from the coding sequence ATGACCAAGTCGCGTGAGCATACTGCCCCCTTTCACGTGCTGTGCATTGAGGATTCGCCGGAGGATCGGGCCAATACTCGACAGATGTTGCTGCTCGGGTCGTCGCGTCGCTACATCTTTACCGAAGTTGACACGGGCGCGTTGGCGTTGCGCATGTTGCGCGATATGCCGAAACCGCCTGACTGCATTCTGCTGGATTTCAAGCTGCCTGATATGGACGCGCTCGAAATCATCGCGGAGCTCCGCGGAGGCAAGTCCCTGCCGTCGTGTCCGGTGGTGGTGCTCACCGGCGTGGCGGAAAGCGGTCCGCAAGTTATCGTGGCCGGTGCGCAGGACTTTGTCGGCAAGAGCTGGGCGTCACCCGAGAGTCTGACACGCGCAATTGAAAGCGCGGTGCAGCGCTATGCCTTGGCACTCGAACGGGAGCGCGTGGCCGACGCCTTGTACGCCAGCGAGCAGGTGTTGCGGTTGTTCGTGCAGAACGCCCCGGCCGCTGTAGCGCAGTTCGATCGCGAGATGCGCTACCTCTGCGCCAGCGGTCGATGGCAGCAGGATTATGGGTTCACGGGCGACATCACCGGTCGTTCCCACTACGAACTTGTTCCTGATCTTTCGGACACCATGAAGGCGGTGTACCGGCGCGTGCTGGACGGCGAGACGATGTCCTCCGACGGCGACCGGTCGGCACGCGCCGATGGGAGCGTGCGATGGGAAAAGTGGGAAGCACTTCCGTGGCGAGATGCCACGGGTGGGATCGGCGGCATTCTGATGTCGTCGGAAGACATCACCGAGCGGGTGCAAGCCGAGGAAGAGCTGCGACGTCTGGCCGCCGAACTCTCGGACGCGGCGCGTCGCAAGGACGAGTTCCTGGCCACCTTGGCGCATGAGCTCCGGAATCCGCTGGCCCCGATCCGGAGCGGATTGCACGTGTTGCAGCTCACGAGCGGCGTCGGGTCGGCCGCCGACGAGGCGCGGATGATGCTGGAGCGACAGATCGCGCAGATGGTGCATCTCGTAGATGACTTGCTCGACGTGAGCCGCATTAGTGGCGGGAAGCTCCAGCTTCGCAAGGAGCGGATCGAGCTTGCTGGCGCGCTACACAGCGCCATCGAGATCAGCCGTCCGCTAATCGATGCCGGTGGTCACGTGCTCACCGTCGTGGTGCCGTCGCAGCCGATCTTCGTCGATGCCGACATGATGCGGCTCGGACAAGTGTTCGCCAACTTGCTCAGCAATGCGGCCAAGTTCAGCGATCAGAGCGGGAGCATTCATCTGTCCGTCGCGTTTCAGGGCGGCAATGTACTGGTGAGCGTCAAGGATTCCGGCATCGGTATCACGCCCGACATGTTGGGCGGTGTGTTTCGGATGTTCTCGCAGATCGATCAATCGTTGGAGAAGTCACAAGGAGGCCTTGGCATTGGCCTCTCGCTGGTGAAACAGCTGGTCGAGCTGCACGGCGGAAGCGTCGAGGCGCGCAGCGCCGGCGCCGGTCAGGGCAGTGAGTTCGTGGTGACATTGCCGATGGTCGCGGCAGTTACGCGCGTAGTACCGCCACTCCTCGTTGACGACCTGCTGCCCATCGTCTCGGTGCCGCGCCGAATCCTGGTGGCCGACGACAATGAGGATGCGGCGGATAGTCTCGCCATGCTCCTCACGTTCCTCGGTCACAACGTGCGAACGGTCGGCGACGGACTGGCGGCGGTAGCGATGGCAAATGCGTTTCGGCCCGAGGTGATCCTGCTCGACATCGGCATGCCGATGCTGAATGGACACGATGCGTGTCGTCGCATCCGGGCCGAACCGTGGAGTAGCGCCGTGCTCCTCATCGCGCTGACTGGCTGGGGACAGGAGGATGTTCGGAATCGATCGGTGGAGGCAGGGTTCAATCACCATATCGTGAAACCGGTCAGCCTGGCCACGCTCACGCGGCTGCTGGCCGAGATGCCGGCGGCGCTCGCATAA
- a CDS encoding cbb3-type cytochrome c oxidase subunit I, producing the protein MSFTIGLLVVTFFASLGGLGLFIWSMSNGLFGPESAASRVIFGAKEIGLAEEPAAASVAGQNALQETMNRTGHTGEFSVLTVEEANERLIQDASGRWPVLLCIGFAVAWLVIASTFGLVASIKLHVPDWLTGQAWLSFGRIRPAHLNSVAYGWCSMAAFGVALWLMPRLLRTPLVGAKTAAAGAVLWGVGVSSGIIAVLAGRSTGLEWLEFPWQCDVPMVIGGTMMGVALLRTLRNRTVEHLYVSVWYIAAGLIWLPILITVANWPGIHHGVSQAAMNWWYGHNVLGLWFTPIGLAAIYYFIPKVLGKPIHSYNLSLVGFWTLAFFYSQVGGHHLIGGPVPGWIISLSIVQSVMMIVPVTAVAINQHRTSWGHLGALRNSPTLRFTVLGGMMYTLASVQGSIESLRVVNTVTHFTHYTVAHAHLGLYGFFSMVMFGSIYFMLPRVLDWEWPSHKLISLHFWLVMVGFAIYFIGLSIGGWLQGLAMLDASKPFIESVVITKPYLLVRTLGGSLMTLGHLVFALHVGLMLTRRGAVKRGPTLLRTTSYTPGSAGLALGGSGA; encoded by the coding sequence ATGTCGTTCACGATTGGCTTGCTGGTAGTGACGTTTTTTGCGTCACTCGGCGGACTCGGGCTCTTCATCTGGTCGATGTCGAACGGACTGTTCGGTCCGGAATCGGCAGCGAGTCGGGTGATCTTTGGCGCCAAAGAAATCGGCTTGGCGGAGGAGCCCGCGGCGGCGAGCGTCGCCGGACAGAATGCGCTGCAGGAAACGATGAATCGGACGGGCCACACCGGTGAGTTCTCGGTCCTCACCGTGGAAGAAGCCAACGAACGTCTCATCCAGGACGCATCGGGCCGATGGCCGGTGCTGTTGTGCATCGGATTTGCCGTGGCGTGGTTGGTCATCGCCTCCACGTTCGGGCTGGTCGCGTCGATCAAGCTGCACGTTCCGGACTGGCTCACGGGGCAGGCCTGGCTGTCGTTCGGTCGCATCCGACCGGCGCACCTCAACAGTGTGGCCTACGGCTGGTGCAGCATGGCGGCGTTCGGCGTCGCGCTCTGGCTCATGCCGCGCTTGCTGCGTACGCCGCTGGTGGGCGCAAAAACCGCCGCGGCCGGCGCGGTGCTATGGGGCGTCGGCGTCAGCTCCGGCATCATCGCCGTCCTGGCCGGCCGGAGCACCGGTCTCGAGTGGCTGGAGTTTCCCTGGCAGTGCGACGTGCCGATGGTGATTGGCGGAACCATGATGGGGGTCGCGCTGCTGCGCACGTTGCGCAACCGCACGGTCGAACACTTGTACGTGTCGGTGTGGTACATCGCGGCCGGTCTGATATGGCTGCCCATTCTCATTACCGTGGCGAACTGGCCGGGCATCCACCACGGCGTCAGTCAAGCGGCCATGAACTGGTGGTATGGACACAACGTGCTTGGGCTTTGGTTCACGCCCATCGGCCTGGCGGCGATCTACTACTTCATTCCGAAAGTACTCGGCAAGCCGATCCATTCGTACAACCTGTCGCTCGTCGGCTTCTGGACGCTCGCCTTCTTTTATAGCCAAGTGGGCGGACATCATCTCATCGGTGGTCCTGTGCCCGGCTGGATCATTTCGCTGTCGATCGTGCAGAGCGTCATGATGATTGTGCCGGTCACCGCCGTGGCGATCAACCAGCATCGCACCTCGTGGGGACACCTTGGGGCGCTTCGCAACTCGCCCACGCTCCGTTTTACCGTGCTGGGCGGCATGATGTACACGCTGGCATCGGTGCAAGGGTCGATCGAATCGCTACGCGTCGTGAATACGGTCACCCACTTCACGCACTACACCGTTGCGCACGCGCATCTCGGTCTCTACGGCTTCTTCAGCATGGTCATGTTCGGCTCGATCTACTTCATGCTGCCGCGCGTGCTCGACTGGGAATGGCCGTCGCATAAACTGATCAGTCTGCACTTCTGGCTCGTCATGGTTGGCTTTGCTATCTACTTCATCGGACTCTCCATCGGCGGATGGTTGCAGGGGCTCGCCATGCTCGACGCCTCAAAGCCTTTCATCGAGAGCGTCGTCATCACCAAGCCATACCTGCTGGTGCGAACCCTCGGCGGTTCGCTCATGACCCTCGGACATCTCGTGTTTGCCCTGCATGTGGGCCTCATGCTCACGCGCCGTGGCGCGGTGAAACGCGGACCCACGCTGCTGCGCACAACGAGCTACACGCCGGGTAGCGCCGGCCTCGCGTTGGGCGGGAGCGGCGCATGA
- a CDS encoding cbb3-type cytochrome c oxidase subunit II, which yields MSREAQVDLTRLITGALAIVTFSIVALVVMPYFLTRQTAQPVKPAPYTTAQQAGRAVYIANGCIYCHSQQPRDPSIAPDQQRGWGRPSVPADYVHDQPHLLGTMRTGPDLFNIAVRQPSRDWHLGHLYQPRAYMAQSIMPAYPFFFEELTGPAQAGEVVVTLPPGAAPVGVRVVARPEAIALVDYLLSLDHTYPVRTGRNAGAAR from the coding sequence ATGAGTCGGGAAGCGCAGGTCGATCTCACCCGGCTCATTACGGGCGCATTGGCGATCGTGACGTTCTCGATCGTCGCGCTCGTGGTCATGCCGTACTTCCTCACGCGCCAAACCGCGCAGCCCGTGAAGCCGGCCCCGTATACCACGGCGCAGCAGGCCGGTCGGGCGGTGTATATCGCCAACGGCTGTATCTACTGTCACTCGCAGCAGCCGCGCGATCCGAGCATCGCGCCCGACCAGCAACGGGGATGGGGGCGGCCCTCGGTGCCGGCCGACTACGTGCACGATCAGCCGCACTTGCTGGGCACCATGCGCACCGGCCCCGACTTGTTCAACATCGCGGTACGGCAGCCCAGTCGTGACTGGCATCTCGGTCATCTGTATCAGCCGCGGGCGTACATGGCGCAGTCAATCATGCCGGCCTATCCGTTCTTCTTTGAGGAGCTGACGGGACCCGCGCAAGCGGGCGAGGTGGTGGTGACGCTGCCGCCGGGAGCGGCGCCTGTCGGGGTGCGCGTGGTGGCTAGGCCTGAGGCGATTGCGCTGGTAGACTACCTACTATCGTTGGACCACACGTATCCCGTTCGCACCGGGCGCAACGCCGGAGCAGCGCGATGA